From a single Salinirussus salinus genomic region:
- a CDS encoding toxin-antitoxin system TumE family protein codes for MAPDEDVRVLEDTERRFEDGTALRVRVLAVPDSEKFPDGVKYRLHYGTEGGKTLIRYDNSHGVHERHTPNGIDEDYEFPGYDAVQERFWDEIEQFRD; via the coding sequence ATGGCACCCGATGAGGACGTGCGCGTGTTGGAAGATACGGAACGGCGCTTTGAGGATGGTACCGCTCTCCGTGTCCGCGTGCTGGCTGTGCCGGATTCAGAGAAGTTTCCGGACGGCGTCAAGTACCGTCTTCATTACGGTACTGAAGGCGGGAAGACGCTAATTCGGTACGACAACTCTCACGGCGTGCACGAGCGACACACGCCTAATGGGATTGACGAAGACTACGAATTCCCTGGCTACGATGCCGTCCAAGAGCGGTTCTGGGACGAGATCGAACAGTTCCGGGACTAA
- a CDS encoding HVO_A0114 family putative DNA-binding protein: protein MTQNTLIVTVESIGAVKQRTSDAFEQALGDNTRDEDSPRRLSFETTDQLAQVFTPRAIDLLQAIAQEEPASIREAARLVDRDIKQVSENLERLEEYGVVEFLNEGRAKRPVVPYDEIDIRLPLRGAVERDAAPA, encoded by the coding sequence ATGACGCAGAACACGCTCATCGTGACCGTTGAATCGATCGGCGCTGTCAAGCAGCGCACTTCTGACGCGTTCGAGCAAGCGCTCGGTGATAACACCCGCGACGAGGACTCACCTCGTCGCCTGAGCTTTGAGACAACCGACCAGCTCGCCCAGGTCTTCACGCCACGTGCGATCGACCTACTCCAAGCAATAGCGCAAGAAGAGCCCGCAAGCATCCGCGAGGCCGCCCGTCTCGTAGATCGGGACATTAAGCAGGTGTCGGAGAATCTGGAACGGCTCGAAGAGTACGGTGTCGTGGAGTTCCTCAACGAAGGACGCGCGAAGCGACCTGTCGTCCCTTACGACGAAATCGATATCCGACTTCCGCTTCGAGGGGCCGTAGAGAGGGATGCAGCTCCGGCGTGA
- a CDS encoding DUF3368 domain-containing protein, with translation MWVFDATPLIYLAKIQRLGLVAHLEASCAIPERVYDEVVATGLEEGYPDARRIERQVDADCFEVVAAETTPLYSRLQGNTNLSDADVAVLAYADAHDGTAVMDETYGRDVAAAEELTTRGTAFLVMKWTKQGAIGGDDARTIIDAMIDEGWYCALEIYTKIVQKLESISE, from the coding sequence ATGTGGGTCTTCGACGCGACACCGCTCATTTATCTCGCGAAAATCCAGCGACTCGGACTTGTCGCTCACCTCGAGGCGTCATGTGCCATCCCCGAACGTGTATACGATGAAGTCGTCGCTACCGGTCTCGAAGAAGGTTACCCGGACGCTCGTCGGATTGAGCGTCAAGTCGACGCGGACTGCTTCGAGGTCGTCGCAGCGGAGACAACGCCACTGTATTCGCGTCTCCAGGGGAACACCAATCTCAGTGATGCTGACGTCGCTGTCCTGGCTTATGCCGACGCCCACGACGGGACTGCCGTGATGGACGAGACCTATGGGCGTGATGTTGCTGCCGCTGAGGAACTCACTACTCGGGGTACAGCCTTTCTCGTCATGAAGTGGACGAAACAAGGCGCAATTGGTGGTGACGATGCACGAACTATCATCGATGCGATGATCGACGAGGGATGGTACTGTGCGCTCGAGATCTACACGAAGATCGTACAGAAGCTTGAATCGATCTCTGAGTAA
- a CDS encoding UPF0175 family protein has product MGTISARVPDELEAELEAYLEEENLDRSTAVRKLLSEGLDEWRREQALDKLAAGSITFSKAAELAGMSVWDFAQLAKERNITWVADDHLNADLEAL; this is encoded by the coding sequence ATGGGAACGATCTCGGCACGCGTGCCCGACGAGTTAGAGGCTGAACTCGAAGCGTATCTCGAGGAGGAAAATCTCGACCGGAGCACGGCTGTTCGCAAACTTCTTTCAGAGGGGCTCGACGAATGGCGCCGCGAACAGGCCCTCGACAAGCTTGCGGCTGGCTCGATCACGTTCAGCAAGGCGGCTGAGCTGGCTGGGATGTCCGTCTGGGACTTCGCCCAACTCGCGAAAGAGCGGAATATCACCTGGGTTGCAGACGACCACCTCAACGCCGACCTTGAGGCGCTGTGA
- a CDS encoding ribbon-helix-helix domain-containing protein, with amino-acid sequence MSEAATDDDGENDIATVNFKVTESFLKQIDDTWQGRGFNSRSEFIRYTLRDAVEFPTFDRDELVALLEAEEDVREGRTTSAEEARERFGTSDE; translated from the coding sequence ATGTCTGAAGCGGCTACGGACGACGACGGCGAGAACGACATCGCCACGGTCAACTTCAAAGTCACCGAGTCGTTCCTCAAACAGATCGACGACACGTGGCAGGGACGCGGGTTCAACAGTCGAAGCGAATTCATCCGGTACACGCTTCGGGACGCCGTCGAGTTCCCAACGTTCGACCGCGACGAACTCGTCGCCCTGCTTGAAGCCGAGGAAGACGTCCGTGAAGGGCGAACGACGAGTGCCGAAGAGGCCCGCGAGCGGTTCGGCACGAGCGATGAGTGA
- a CDS encoding DUF7342 family protein, which translates to MSEIDAGDGPPSFEDAFASDDAEQRIYGTILQIREPTTASAIADITDCDPKTARKYLGWFEDLGIVTRHDGHPATYERNDAYFEWRRINQLAADHSVEDLQDRVRELTTRITEYESTYDAASPAAVDAVATAEGSDERTIDDVYSDLADWATAREERDRYERARQQRMGDEREQASG; encoded by the coding sequence ATGTCTGAGATAGATGCTGGCGATGGGCCACCCTCATTCGAGGACGCGTTCGCCAGCGACGACGCCGAACAACGTATCTATGGCACTATCCTGCAGATCCGCGAGCCGACGACGGCGAGCGCGATCGCCGACATCACCGACTGTGACCCCAAGACCGCCCGGAAGTACCTTGGCTGGTTCGAGGACCTGGGGATCGTCACCAGACACGATGGCCATCCGGCCACCTACGAACGGAACGACGCGTATTTCGAGTGGCGACGCATCAACCAGCTGGCAGCCGACCATTCCGTCGAGGACCTGCAGGATCGCGTTCGTGAGTTGACGACGCGCATCACCGAATACGAGTCGACGTACGACGCCGCGTCACCGGCCGCAGTCGACGCCGTCGCCACCGCGGAGGGCAGCGATGAGCGGACCATCGACGACGTGTACAGCGACCTCGCCGACTGGGCGACCGCCCGCGAGGAACGTGACCGTTACGAGCGCGCCCGCCAGCAACGCATGGGTGACGAGCGCGAACAGGCATCCGGGTAG